Genomic window (Flavobacteriales bacterium):
CACGCTCTTAAAAACCTTTATAATCCAATCTCCAGTTGTGTTAGAACCTGTACCTTCTAAATCTGCTTGAGTGGAACTTGCAGAGCCTTCTACAAACAACACTGCTATTTCGTTACTAGCATCTGGACCATACGTATTATAAAGGTTTTTAAGAGCGTGAGTTTGATGATAAGACCAACATGGTCCACACCAAGTTGCAGAAACATCAATGACAACAGGAATGCCTTGGTCCAAATAATCTGCATAAAGGGTATGACTATTGCCGTTAATATCTGTTCCGGTAAAGTCGGGAACTGTGCTTCCGTCAGCCATTTGAG
Coding sequences:
- a CDS encoding redoxin family protein produces the protein MKKITILMLSALYFVSTDVCAQMADGSTVPDFTGTDINGNSHTLYADYLDQGIPVVIDVSATWCGPCWSYHQTHALKNLYNTYGPDASNEIAVLFVEGSASSTQADLEGTGSNTTGDWIIKVFKSV